A region of Gloeocapsa sp. PCC 73106 DNA encodes the following proteins:
- a CDS encoding putative toxin-antitoxin system toxin component, PIN family — MTTKIVVDTSVFVSALIGSVGPSREVIRRCLTGEYQSLIGNALFCEYESVIFRKEIRNLCPLTQEEILVLLQAFISVSQWVNIYFLWRPNLMDETDNHLIELALAGNASYLVTNNIKDFQNTDLLFPTLSIVKPEQLIRS; from the coding sequence ATGACTACCAAAATTGTCGTAGATACTAGTGTTTTTGTCAGTGCGCTAATTGGGTCGGTTGGTCCCAGTCGTGAAGTGATTCGACGTTGTTTGACGGGTGAATATCAGTCATTGATAGGAAATGCTCTATTTTGCGAGTATGAATCTGTTATTTTTCGAAAAGAGATCCGCAATTTATGTCCTTTGACTCAAGAGGAAATCTTAGTGTTACTGCAAGCTTTTATAAGTGTTAGTCAATGGGTTAATATCTATTTTTTATGGCGACCTAATTTAATGGATGAAACTGACAATCATTTGATTGAATTAGCCTTAGCGGGAAACGCCTCATACCTTGTCACCAACAATATCAAAGATTTTCAAAATACTGACTTACTATTTCCAACTTTGTCAATTGTCAAACCCGAACAACTAATTAGGAGTTAA
- a CDS encoding cytochrome P450, which produces MKTISGPKTPNLLQAMEWILAPINYLEKASKNHPEVFKSGILPIVDHLVLVSNPKILQNILTNDRQKFMACKDGNEILISLLGNHSLVMLEGDRHKQRRQLLMPSFHGQQISKYGDDICQITHQVMAETPHNQVFTARSLTQSITLGVMMQEVFGLREGERYQRLQTLLISLLGIFNVPINVAFLFFPSLQKNLGKWSPWGYFLSIRKQIDDLIYTEIAERRQSGMTERNDILSLLMNAKDSEGNSLTDEELRDELLTLLFAGYETTANALAWSLYWAHRLPEVKAKILAELATLENHDPSAIARLPYLSAVCQETLRLYPIALVTFPRLVKEATELEGYHFPANTIILGSIYQIHHRPEIYPEPEMFKPERFLEKQFSPYEYLPFGGGVRRCLGEVLAQFEMKLALAEILSHYELILADQRPEKPQRSGVLLGPARGVPMILKETIVR; this is translated from the coding sequence ATGAAAACCATATCAGGACCAAAAACACCCAATTTATTACAAGCGATGGAGTGGATTTTAGCTCCTATTAACTATCTAGAAAAAGCGAGTAAAAATCATCCAGAGGTATTTAAATCGGGCATATTACCAATAGTAGATCACCTGGTATTAGTGAGTAATCCTAAGATACTGCAAAATATTCTCACCAACGATCGCCAAAAATTTATGGCATGTAAAGATGGAAATGAGATACTCATCAGTCTACTGGGAAACCATTCTCTGGTGATGCTAGAAGGCGATCGCCACAAACAACGTAGACAGTTACTAATGCCATCTTTTCACGGTCAGCAGATCAGTAAATACGGCGACGATATTTGTCAAATTACGCACCAAGTAATGGCAGAAACTCCCCATAATCAAGTTTTTACTGCCCGCTCCTTGACACAATCAATTACCCTTGGAGTAATGATGCAGGAAGTTTTTGGTCTCAGAGAAGGAGAAAGATACCAACGACTGCAAACCCTACTAATTTCTCTGTTAGGGATTTTTAATGTCCCCATCAACGTCGCTTTTCTCTTTTTCCCTAGCTTACAAAAAAACTTAGGTAAATGGAGTCCCTGGGGTTATTTTCTCAGCATTAGAAAACAAATAGACGATTTAATTTACACAGAAATCGCCGAACGTCGTCAATCTGGAATGACTGAGCGCAATGATATTCTCTCACTCTTAATGAACGCCAAAGACTCAGAGGGTAACTCTTTAACAGATGAAGAACTGCGGGATGAATTACTGACCTTACTCTTCGCCGGTTATGAGACTACAGCCAATGCTTTAGCTTGGAGTTTATATTGGGCTCACCGTCTACCTGAAGTAAAAGCCAAAATTCTCGCAGAATTAGCTACTTTAGAGAATCATGATCCTAGTGCGATCGCTCGTTTACCCTATCTGAGCGCTGTCTGTCAAGAAACCCTACGCTTATACCCTATAGCTCTAGTTACCTTTCCTAGACTCGTCAAAGAAGCTACCGAATTAGAAGGATATCATTTTCCGGCTAATACGATTATCCTGGGTTCTATCTATCAAATTCATCATCGTCCTGAGATTTATCCAGAGCCGGAAATGTTTAAACCTGAACGTTTTTTAGAAAAACAGTTTTCTCCTTACGAATATCTCCCCTTTGGTGGTGGAGTACGTCGTTGTTTAGGAGAAGTCTTAGCCCAATTTGAAATGAAACTCGCTCTAGCTGAAATACTATCTCATTACGAATTAATCTTAGCTGATCAGCGCCCAGAAAAACCGCAACGCAGTGGCGTACTACTTGGACCTGCTAGAGGTGTTCCTATGATCCTTAAGGAAACAATAGTCCGATAA
- a CDS encoding NAD(P)H-quinone oxidoreductase subunit N gives MDFSSNIAAQLNVGVIWPEIWVVITLMVILIGDLITGRSFSRILPYVAITGLLISVAALILAWDNPDPISFLGGFNGDNLSIIFRAIIAISTTVTILMSVRYVEQTGTSLAEFIGIMLTATLGGMFLSGASELVMIFISLEMLSISSYLMTGYMKRDPRSNEAALKYLLIGASSSAIFLYGLSLLYGLSGGETKLSEITAQLTSGGESLGLAIALVFVVAGIAFKISAVPFHQWTPDVYEGSPTPVVAFLSVGSKAAGFALAIRLLVSVFSPLDVEWHLIFTVLAILSMVLGNVVALAQTSMKRMLAYSSIAQAGFVMIGLVAGTTAGYSSMVFYLIIYLFMNLGAFAGVILFSLRTGSDQISDYSGLYQKDPLLTLVLSICLLSLGGIPPLAGFFGKIYIFWAGWQAGLYGLVLVGLVTSVISLYYYIRVVKMMVVKEPQEMSQVVENYPEIRWSLPGMRPLQVGLVLSLVITSLAGILSNPLFTLANNSVSSSSILESSILLREEISLESKANQLGG, from the coding sequence ATGGATTTTTCTAGTAACATTGCCGCTCAACTCAATGTAGGCGTGATCTGGCCAGAAATCTGGGTCGTTATCACTCTAATGGTCATATTGATAGGAGACCTTATTACCGGACGCAGTTTTTCCCGCATTCTTCCCTATGTGGCAATCACTGGCTTATTAATCTCGGTAGCAGCTTTGATCCTCGCTTGGGATAACCCGGATCCTATTTCTTTTTTGGGTGGTTTTAACGGCGATAATTTAAGCATTATTTTCCGCGCCATTATTGCTATATCTACAACCGTCACTATTTTGATGTCGGTGCGCTACGTAGAACAAACCGGAACCTCTTTAGCTGAGTTTATCGGTATCATGCTCACCGCTACCCTTGGGGGTATGTTTTTGTCTGGAGCTTCAGAGTTGGTAATGATTTTTATCTCTCTAGAAATGCTCAGCATCTCGTCTTACCTGATGACGGGTTATATGAAGCGGGATCCTCGTTCTAATGAAGCAGCTTTAAAATATCTGTTGATTGGTGCTTCTAGTTCTGCTATCTTCCTTTATGGTCTATCTCTACTCTACGGCTTATCGGGGGGAGAAACTAAATTGAGCGAGATCACCGCACAACTCACTAGTGGAGGAGAATCCCTAGGATTGGCGATCGCTCTGGTTTTTGTGGTTGCGGGTATTGCTTTTAAAATTTCTGCGGTTCCTTTCCATCAGTGGACACCAGACGTCTACGAAGGATCTCCCACTCCCGTAGTTGCTTTCTTATCCGTTGGTTCTAAAGCCGCCGGTTTTGCTTTAGCGATTCGTCTGTTAGTGAGCGTCTTCTCTCCTCTAGATGTAGAATGGCATCTGATCTTCACCGTTTTAGCTATTCTCAGTATGGTTTTAGGGAACGTAGTAGCCCTAGCTCAAACCAGTATGAAACGGATGCTCGCCTACTCTTCTATCGCTCAAGCAGGCTTTGTGATGATTGGTTTAGTCGCGGGAACCACCGCAGGTTATTCCAGTATGGTGTTCTATTTGATCATTTATTTATTTATGAATTTAGGCGCCTTTGCTGGTGTGATTCTCTTTTCTTTGAGAACGGGATCTGACCAAATTAGCGATTATTCAGGTCTTTACCAAAAAGATCCCCTATTAACCCTCGTTTTAAGCATATGTCTTCTTTCTTTAGGCGGTATTCCCCCTCTAGCTGGATTCTTTGGTAAGATTTACATCTTTTGGGCGGGTTGGCAAGCGGGTTTATACGGTTTGGTTTTAGTCGGATTAGTGACTAGCGTAATTTCTTTATATTACTACATTCGCGTAGTGAAAATGATGGTAGTCAAAGAACCTCAGGAAATGTCCCAAGTGGTAGAAAATTATCCTGAAATTCGTTGGAGTTTACCAGGAATGCGACCTTTACAAGTCGGTTTAGTTTTATCCCTGGTGATTACTTCTTTAGCGGGTATACTTTCTAACCCTTTATTTACCCTAGCTAACAATTCCGTCAGCAGTAGCTCCATTCTTGAGTCTAGTATTTTGTTGAGGGAAGAAATTTCTTTAGAATCAAAAGCTAATCAACTGGGGGGTTAA
- a CDS encoding toxin-antitoxin system HicB family antitoxin: MRTLTIRLPDDKHYRLKELAQARGISLNKLIEELSTIALAEFDAESRFKAMVAQGNPEKGLKILSKLDSITK; encoded by the coding sequence ATGAGAACTTTAACGATTCGTTTACCAGATGATAAGCATTATCGATTAAAAGAACTTGCCCAAGCTAGAGGGATTAGCCTCAATAAGCTCATTGAAGAACTTTCGACTATCGCTTTAGCTGAATTTGATGCAGAAAGTCGATTTAAGGCGATGGTAGCCCAAGGAAATCCTGAGAAAGGATTGAAAATCTTGTCAAAACTTGACTCTATCACTAAATAG
- a CDS encoding thiol-disulfide oxidoreductase DCC family protein — protein sequence MSSEPSWQIKLLYDGECPLCLREVNFLRNKDRGRGLIAFVDISADDYSPEANAGIDFATAMGRIHAILPDNTVIENLEVFRRIYSLLGMGWVYGFTKLPILGAIADAIYSVWAKYRLVFTGRANLTTIVAEREQRCRLK from the coding sequence ATGTCTTCAGAACCATCTTGGCAAATTAAACTCCTATACGACGGAGAATGTCCCTTATGTTTGCGTGAAGTTAACTTTCTGCGCAACAAAGATCGGGGTAGGGGATTGATTGCTTTTGTCGATATCAGTGCTGATGACTATTCCCCGGAAGCAAACGCAGGAATTGACTTTGCTACGGCCATGGGCCGGATTCACGCCATACTTCCAGATAACACCGTAATAGAAAATTTAGAAGTATTTCGTCGTATTTATAGCCTGTTAGGAATGGGCTGGGTGTACGGTTTTACAAAATTACCAATATTAGGAGCGATCGCCGACGCTATTTACAGCGTTTGGGCTAAGTATCGCCTGGTATTTACCGGTAGAGCGAATCTCACCACAATTGTCGCCGAACGTGAACAACGCTGTCGTCTCAAATAA
- a CDS encoding RES family NAD+ phosphorylase: MVNKSQPKDPLPEHPAPPGDFSTRTLPIFESSGPWYRLNPVQYSSALYFDRSGKGRFDGPIQGYGILYLGEDEYASFIESYGRVHGARGVAEAALRQRNLFTLSCDHPLILVDLTGSSLVKLGADARLSSGSYAIARTWVRAIWEHPMQVDGVRYRSRHDDDRFCCGLFDRVAPHLRESNLGNLIDAHPLLLSEILKRYNYGLL; the protein is encoded by the coding sequence ATGGTAAACAAATCCCAGCCTAAAGACCCCTTACCAGAGCATCCTGCGCCTCCAGGAGATTTTTCAACCCGTACTTTACCTATCTTTGAGAGTAGTGGCCCCTGGTATCGACTAAATCCCGTCCAATATTCTTCGGCTCTTTACTTTGATCGCAGTGGCAAAGGAAGGTTTGATGGACCAATACAAGGTTATGGTATTCTGTACCTTGGCGAAGATGAATATGCCTCTTTTATTGAGTCTTATGGTCGAGTACATGGAGCCCGTGGAGTGGCAGAAGCGGCTCTTAGACAAAGAAATCTTTTTACTCTTTCTTGTGACCATCCGTTAATTTTGGTCGATTTAACTGGTAGTAGTTTAGTTAAGTTGGGAGCTGATGCTAGACTGTCTTCGGGATCTTATGCGATCGCTCGCACGTGGGTGAGGGCAATTTGGGAGCATCCGATGCAAGTTGATGGGGTTAGATACCGATCTCGTCACGATGATGACCGATTTTGTTGTGGATTATTCGACCGTGTTGCTCCTCATCTGAGGGAGAGTAATTTAGGTAACTTAATTGACGCTCATCCCTTACTTCTTTCTGAGATTTTAAAGAGGTATAATTACGGTTTACTTTAA
- the nfi gene encoding deoxyribonuclease V (cleaves DNA at apurinic or apyrimidinic sites), producing MIIPPTLAAAKEIQEQLRVSIVTEDQLGTVKYVAGVDVGINQGKQIAQGAVAVLSFPELELIESATYLCPLSFPYIPGFLSFREIPPIMGALARLQTTPDLILCDGQGIAHQRRFGLACHLGILSNLPTIGVAKSLLVGTYEPLAPHKGAWEPLIDQQEVIGAVVRTRSGVKPLYVSIGHRISLETAIEYVLRCTTKYRLPETTRRADRLSRA from the coding sequence ATGATCATTCCTCCTACTTTAGCCGCAGCCAAAGAGATTCAAGAGCAACTGCGCGTCTCTATAGTCACAGAAGATCAACTAGGTACTGTAAAATACGTAGCAGGTGTAGACGTAGGAATTAATCAAGGAAAACAAATAGCTCAAGGAGCAGTAGCGGTTTTAAGCTTTCCTGAATTAGAATTAATAGAAAGTGCGACTTATTTATGTCCCTTAAGTTTTCCCTATATTCCTGGTTTTTTGTCCTTTCGAGAAATACCACCAATTATGGGAGCTTTGGCCCGATTACAGACTACCCCTGATTTAATTCTCTGTGATGGCCAAGGAATAGCGCATCAGCGTCGATTTGGCTTAGCTTGTCACTTGGGTATTCTCAGCAATTTACCCACCATTGGAGTAGCTAAATCTTTACTAGTAGGTACCTATGAACCCTTAGCCCCACATAAAGGAGCTTGGGAGCCTTTAATAGATCAACAAGAGGTCATTGGAGCCGTAGTGCGTACCAGAAGCGGAGTTAAGCCCCTGTATGTTTCCATTGGACACCGTATCAGTCTGGAAACTGCAATTGAATATGTTCTGCGTTGTACCACCAAGTACCGCTTACCAGAAACCACCCGAAGAGCCGATCGCCTGTCTCGTGCTTAA
- a CDS encoding YraN family protein, whose protein sequence is MDSIGELGEKFVAQCLENKGWKILHHRWYCPWGEIDLIAYSQLLGDQIAFIEVKTRRKYNWDLNGLLAITPSKQAKLWKTAATFLSQYPELADHPCRFDVALVTYTPGYQFTLQEYLEAAFQ, encoded by the coding sequence ATGGACAGTATCGGTGAACTAGGAGAAAAATTCGTAGCGCAATGTCTAGAAAACAAAGGCTGGAAAATCCTACATCATCGTTGGTATTGTCCTTGGGGCGAAATTGATCTGATCGCTTATTCTCAACTACTTGGCGATCAGATCGCTTTTATAGAGGTTAAAACCCGCCGTAAATACAATTGGGATCTTAATGGTCTGTTAGCGATTACACCTAGCAAACAAGCTAAGCTGTGGAAAACCGCCGCAACTTTTTTGAGTCAGTATCCGGAGCTAGCTGATCATCCTTGTCGCTTTGACGTTGCTTTAGTTACCTACACTCCGGGATATCAATTTACTCTACAAGAATATCTAGAAGCAGCATTCCAATGA
- the glgA gene encoding glycogen synthase GlgA — protein sequence MYIIQIASECAPVIKAGGLGDVVYGLSRELEIRGHCVELILPKYDCMRYDHIWGIHEAYRDLYVPWYDAYIHCTVYCGRVHGRLCFFIEPHSRDNFFNRGCYYGCNDDNMRFAFFSKAALEFLLRSNKRPDVIHCHDWQTGLVPVLLYEIYQYHGMPHQRVCYTIHNFKHQGIAGNEQLLATGLKRESYYFNYARLRDNFNPFAINMMKGGIVYANAVTTVSPNHAVEARFTEVGSGLGHTLHLYQDKFHGILNGIDYDFWNPEVDRYIPHPYTPKNFSEGKAQNKQALRERLLLQTVDKPIIAYIGRLDGQKGVHLVHHAIYYALNNSAQFVLLGSATETSINQHFRHEKSFLNDNPDCHLELGFNEELSHLIYAGADIIVVPSNYEPCGLTQMIALKYGTVPVVRGVGGLVNTVFDRDYNDDVPPEQRNGYVFYQTDYPALESAMERALKLWYNSPEEFKQLALQGMEYDYSWNDPGEQYIELYENIRHK from the coding sequence ATGTATATTATTCAGATTGCTTCAGAATGCGCTCCTGTGATCAAAGCCGGTGGACTCGGTGATGTCGTTTATGGACTTAGTCGAGAGTTAGAAATTCGTGGTCACTGTGTGGAGCTAATTTTACCCAAGTACGACTGTATGCGCTACGACCATATCTGGGGAATACATGAAGCCTATCGTGACTTATATGTTCCCTGGTACGATGCTTACATACATTGCACCGTCTATTGTGGCAGAGTCCACGGTCGATTATGCTTTTTTATCGAACCTCATAGCCGCGATAACTTCTTCAATAGAGGTTGTTATTATGGCTGCAATGATGATAATATGCGTTTTGCTTTTTTTAGTAAAGCCGCTTTAGAATTTCTTCTCAGGAGTAATAAGCGTCCCGATGTTATTCACTGTCACGATTGGCAAACGGGTTTGGTTCCGGTTTTACTCTATGAAATTTATCAGTATCATGGTATGCCCCATCAAAGAGTATGTTATACGATTCATAACTTTAAACACCAAGGAATCGCCGGTAATGAACAACTCCTAGCCACAGGATTAAAACGAGAGTCCTATTATTTTAATTACGCCCGACTCAGAGATAATTTTAACCCCTTTGCTATTAACATGATGAAAGGAGGTATCGTCTACGCCAACGCCGTTACTACGGTTTCTCCCAATCATGCTGTTGAAGCTCGCTTTACCGAAGTGGGTTCTGGTTTAGGTCATACTCTACATCTGTATCAAGATAAATTTCATGGTATTCTCAACGGGATCGACTACGATTTTTGGAACCCCGAAGTAGATCGCTATATTCCCCATCCTTACACACCCAAAAACTTTTCAGAAGGCAAAGCTCAGAATAAACAAGCTTTAAGAGAGCGTCTGTTATTACAAACGGTAGATAAGCCAATTATTGCTTATATTGGTCGCTTAGACGGTCAAAAAGGCGTGCATCTAGTGCATCACGCTATCTATTACGCTCTTAACAATAGCGCTCAATTCGTCCTGTTGGGATCGGCGACAGAAACGAGTATTAATCAGCATTTTCGCCATGAAAAATCCTTTTTGAACGACAACCCTGATTGTCACTTAGAATTGGGTTTCAACGAAGAGTTATCTCATCTGATTTACGCAGGAGCCGATATTATCGTCGTTCCGAGTAATTATGAACCCTGTGGTTTGACACAGATGATCGCTCTCAAATACGGTACGGTTCCTGTAGTACGAGGCGTGGGGGGCCTAGTTAACACCGTTTTTGATCGAGATTACAACGATGATGTACCCCCGGAGCAACGCAACGGCTACGTCTTTTATCAAACGGATTACCCCGCTCTAGAATCAGCTATGGAAAGAGCTCTGAAGTTATGGTACAACTCACCAGAAGAGTTTAAGCAACTCGCTTTACAAGGAATGGAGTACGACTACTCTTGGAATGACCCGGGTGAGCAATATATAGAGCTTTATGAGAATATACGTCATAAGTAA
- the ylqF gene encoding ribosome biogenesis GTPase YlqF, translating to MPVIQWYPGHIAKAERALKEQLKRVDLVLEVRDARIPLASHHPQLRAWIGTKPRLLIINRLDMISQQMRQQWLNWFRHQGEEPYFTDAHEGIGIKAVTKAAQLVGVTVNEKRRDRGLLPRPVRAVVIGFPNVGKSALINRLLGKKIVPSARRPGVTRQLRWVRISEDIELLDAPGVIPVKLENQENAIKLAICEDIGEAAYDSQLIASAFIDLLLELPEAAALKTRYNLDVTGMTGEAYLEELAIKRYQGSKERATMAVLNDFRTGNLGAIALEFPPI from the coding sequence ATGCCAGTAATTCAATGGTACCCCGGACATATAGCCAAGGCTGAGAGGGCACTAAAAGAACAACTCAAGCGTGTGGATTTGGTTTTAGAAGTAAGGGATGCGAGAATTCCCCTAGCTTCGCACCATCCTCAATTGCGCGCTTGGATTGGGACTAAACCTAGATTACTGATCATCAATCGCTTGGATATGATTAGTCAACAGATGCGGCAACAGTGGTTAAATTGGTTCCGTCACCAGGGAGAAGAACCGTATTTTACTGACGCTCATGAGGGTATAGGAATCAAAGCAGTGACTAAAGCAGCTCAATTGGTGGGAGTAACAGTAAACGAAAAAAGACGCGATCGCGGTTTGTTACCCCGTCCAGTGAGAGCGGTAGTAATTGGGTTTCCCAACGTCGGTAAATCAGCTTTAATTAATCGTTTATTAGGTAAGAAAATCGTCCCTAGTGCGCGGCGCCCAGGTGTAACACGGCAGCTACGCTGGGTACGCATTTCCGAAGATATTGAGTTATTAGATGCACCAGGAGTAATTCCTGTGAAGTTAGAAAATCAAGAAAATGCAATTAAATTAGCGATTTGCGAAGATATTGGAGAAGCGGCTTACGATAGTCAGCTTATAGCCTCAGCTTTTATCGATCTATTGTTAGAATTACCAGAAGCAGCAGCGTTAAAGACCAGATATAATCTAGATGTGACAGGGATGACGGGGGAAGCGTATCTAGAAGAATTAGCTATAAAGCGTTATCAAGGGTCAAAAGAAAGAGCAACTATGGCTGTACTCAACGATTTTCGGACTGGAAATTTAGGAGCGATCGCCCTAGAGTTTCCCCCTATATGA
- a CDS encoding DUF29 family protein, with translation MSDTLYDRDLQLWIDQTIRQLKNREFESLVIRIPEDSEYPLLCPFSIEQILDEDFYGI, from the coding sequence ATGTCTGACACACTGTACGATCGCGATCTACAACTTTGGATTGATCAAACGATTAGACAATTGAAAAATCGTGAATTCGAATCATTAGTCATAAGGATACCGGAAGATAGTGAGTATCCCCTGTTGTGTCCTTTTTCGATTGAGCAGATTCTGGATGAGGATTTCTACGGGATTTAA